The window CCAGGATCGACTTCTCCGTCGACCGATCGGCCATGTTCAGCATGCGCACCAGGGTCTGCACCCCGCCCACATCCAGCATGTCCTCGGTCATGACGATGGAGAGCTTGCGCTCGAGGACCCGCTCCACGTCCTGGACCACCTCCGGTGAGGCCCGCTCCATGGTGGCGATCCGCCGGGCCACCTCGCTCCGCTGCTCGGGCGGCAAGGCCCCCAGGATGGCGGTGGCCTGGGACGGCTCCAGGTACGCCAGAATCATGGCGATCGTCTGCGGGTGTTCCTCCCGGATGAAACTCAACAGGTGCTTCGGGTCGGTCTTCCGCAGCGAGTAGAATGGGATCGTCCTCTGCGTGGCAGTCAGTCTTTTCAAAATGCTTTCGGCCTTCTCCCGACCGACCGCCTTCTCCAGCATCTCCTTGCAGTACTTTGGCCCGCCCTGGATCAGGTACTGCCGGGCCTGGTAAAGCTCGGTGAATTCATCTAGGACCGTGTCCCGCACCTCGGGCGGCACCCGCTCCATCTGGTTGATCATGAACGAGATTTCCTCGATCTCTTCGTCGAAGAAATCATGTTTTAGAACCCGGGCAGATAGGTCCGACCCGAGCGAGATTAAGAAGATGGCCGCTTTTTTCAGTCCCGGCTTGGTCGTCGCCGCCACCGTTCTGACACCCCTATTTCTCGGTCAGCCAGACCTTAATGATCTGTGCCACTTCCTCCGGTTTTTGCCTAGCCAGTTCCCGGGCGCCCCGCTGCTTGTCGCTCAGGAAAAACACCGGGTCCGCGGCCGCCGCAGCCACCGACAGCGGCGAGAGTTCCTCCACCTCGGGCTGCGGCTGCGGGCGCGGAGCCCGCTGGAGGCGCCGGCCCACCACCACGCCGGCAATGATCAGGATTATGAGCAGGAGCAGCACGCCCCCGGCCAGCGCCGCGTAGTAGATCAACTGGCGGCGCTCCCGTTCCGCGGCCAGCGCCTCAGCCCGGCGCAGATCTTCCTCCAACTGCTCCTGGTAAGTGGTGTCAAAAGCCATCGGTGCCACCAGGATCTGGTCGCCCCGTTCCGGGTTGTACCCCAGGGCAGCGGTGACCACACCCTGGATCTGCTCGGCCCGGGCGGCGCTTAAGTCCCCGTCCACCACCACCGAGGTGGACAGGCGCCGAACCTCTCCCGGCGGCTGAATCACCGTTTGCTGGAGCGTGCCCACCTGGTAGTTCGCCGTCCGCTCCTCCCGCACGAACGATGTCGGGGCACCCGCGTCAGCGGGTCGGCCGGCCAGCGGGTAGGTGGCGGGCAGGTTGGCATCGGTGCCGGGCACGCCGCCCCCGGTGCCGGAACCCTCGCTCTCTTCCCGCACCGTCTGCTCGCTCACCACCTGCGCTTCCCCGTATGGTACCGTGGACACCGATTGCTGCTGGGAAAAGTCCAGATCCGCGGAGACCATGACCACCACCCGGTCGGGGCCCACGATCCGCTGGAGCATATTCTGGAGCCGCATTTCCAACTCGCGCTCGTAGTTGCGCTTGATTTCCTGGTGGGTAAGCGCCAGGCCCGAAACCGGATCCTGATGCCCGTCCGGGTGTAGAAGCCGGCCCCGCATGT is drawn from Candidatus Desulforudis audaxviator MP104C and contains these coding sequences:
- the fliG gene encoding flagellar motor switch protein FliG, translated to MAATTKPGLKKAAIFLISLGSDLSARVLKHDFFDEEIEEISFMINQMERVPPEVRDTVLDEFTELYQARQYLIQGGPKYCKEMLEKAVGREKAESILKRLTATQRTIPFYSLRKTDPKHLLSFIREEHPQTIAMILAYLEPSQATAILGALPPEQRSEVARRIATMERASPEVVQDVERVLERKLSIVMTEDMLDVGGVQTLVRMLNMADRSTEKSILEELERDDPRLAEEIRQRMFVFEDIVKLDDVSIQRILREVNNKDLALALRGANDEVRQKIYKNQSQRASQMLREEIEYMGPVRLKEVEEAQQRIVKVIRALEETGEVVVSRGGEDALII
- the fliF gene encoding flagellar basal-body MS-ring/collar protein FliF, with translation MKGQAVAARMNERWQALSTTHKVALVLLVIGSLLVLYYLAQFVRQMNYTTLFAGLEPREAGAIVEQLDGMRIPYMLSDGGTTIQVPRAQVDQARIQLATSGALGADGAGWELFDRTKLGVTEFEQQVNYQRALQEELRRTIVQLDEVEAARVHLVLPEKSIFATEKAPPTASVAVKLRPGTDLNQSQVRGVVALVAGSVEGLTPENVHLVDMRGRLLHPDGHQDPVSGLALTHQEIKRNYERELEMRLQNMLQRIVGPDRVVVMVSADLDFSQQQSVSTVPYGEAQVVSEQTVREESEGSGTGGGVPGTDANLPATYPLAGRPADAGAPTSFVREERTANYQVGTLQQTVIQPPGEVRRLSTSVVVDGDLSAARAEQIQGVVTAALGYNPERGDQILVAPMAFDTTYQEQLEEDLRRAEALAAERERRQLIYYAALAGGVLLLLIILIIAGVVVGRRLQRAPRPQPQPEVEELSPLSVAAAAADPVFFLSDKQRGARELARQKPEEVAQIIKVWLTEK